The genomic region GGGTTTGTCCCGCTTTAACCGTTTCCGAGGTTTGATCCGCAAGTTCAGTTCCAGTTCGCAGTAAATCCGGTAAACCCTTTTGTGGTTCCACGAATGACCTTGCACGTTACGTAGATGCAGGAAACATAGCCCAAACCCCCAAGTCTTCCGTGCGGCCGTCAGCCCAACCAGCAGATCGGCAATCTCTTCGTTCTCATCGCTCAAGAGCGGGCTGTAACGATAGCACGTCTCACTGACATCAAACGTGCGGCAGGCCAGCGCAATGCTGATACCGTGGCGCGCCACCGCTTTCTCGGCCAGACCCCGTCGTAAGGCTGGCCGGATCACTTTTTTCCCAGGGCTTCCTTCAGTAATTCTGCTTGCATGCTCATCTCGGCATACATCTTTTTCAGCCGCCGGTTCTCGTCTTCAAGCGCCTTCATTTGGCTGATCATCGACGCGTCCATACCACCGTATTTTGATCGCCATTTGTAGAACGACGCGTTGCTCATCCCGTGCTCGCGGCACAGCTCCGTTACAGGCACACGGTAATCCCCCCATTTTTAACAGGGGGCGGTCGTAGAATTTACGCGGCCATTTTCAGTTTCATTGCGGGTGTGATGCCGCCGAGGCCCATATTCGGGCGGTCATTATTGTAAGTCCATAGCCATTGTGTGGCAAAGTCCTGTGCCTCCTCTATGTTTTCGATGATATGTTGGTCCAACCATTCATGCCTGACGGTGCGATTATAGCGCTCGATGTAAGCGTTCTGCTGCGGCTTTCCGGGTTGAATGTACTGGATGATAATACCTTGTTTCTCAGCCCATTCCAGCAGCTTACCACTGATGTACTCCGGCCCATTATCGACCCGAATGGTTCCTGGTTTCCCACGCCATTCAATGATCCGATTAAGGCTGCGAATAACCCGTTCGGCTGGCAAAGAAAAATCGACCTCGATGCCCAAACCCTCGCGGTTAAAATCATCCAGCACGTTCAAGAGCCGAAACGCCCGACCATCCCCGAGGCGATCCGCCATGAAGTCCATCGACCAGGTCATGTTCGGGGCGTCCGGCACTGCCAGCGCATCGGGTTTGTCCCGCTTTAACCGTTTCCGAGGTTTGATCCGCAAGTTCAGTTCCAGTTCGCAGTAAATCCGGTAAACCCTTTTGTGGTTCCACGAATGACCTTGCACGTTACGTAGATGCAGGAAACATAGCCCAAACCCCCAAGTCTTCCGGTAATCCCCCCATTTTTAACAGGGGGCGGTCGTAGAATTTACGCGGCCATTTTCAGTTTCATTGCGGGTGTGATGCCGCCGAGGCCCATATTCGGGCGGTCATTATTGTAAGTCCATAGCCATTGTGTGGCAAAGTCCTGTGCCTCCTCTATGTTTTCGATGATATGTTGGTCCAACCATTCATGCCTGACGGTGCGATTATAGCGCTCGATGTAAGCGTTCTGCTGCGGCTTTCCGGGTTGAATGTACTGGATGATAATACCTTGTTTCTCAGCCCATTCCAGCAGCTTACCACTGATGTACTCCGGCCCATTATCGACCCGAATGGTTCCTGGTTTCCCACGCCATTCAATGATCCGATTAAGGCTGCGAATAACCCGTTCGGCTGGCAAAGAAAAATCGACCTCGATGCCCAAACCCTCGCGGTTAAAATCATCCAGCACGTTCAAGAGCCGAAACGCCCGACCATCCCCGAGGCGATCCGCCATGAAGTCCATCGACCAGGTCATGTTCGGGGCGTCCGGCACTGCCAGCGCATCGGGTTTGTCCCGCTTTAACCGTTTCCGAGGTTTGATCCGCAAGTTCAGTTCCAGTTCGCAGTAAATCCGGTAAACCCTTTTGTGGTTCCACGAATGACCTTGCACGTTACGTAGATGCAGGAAACATAGCCCAAACCCCCAAGTCTTCCGTGCGGCCGTCAGCCCAACCAGCAGATCGGCAATCTCTTCGTTCTCATCGCTCAAGAGCGGGCTGTAACGATAGCACGTCTCACTGACATCAAACGTGCGGCAGGCCAGCGCAATGCTGATACCGTGGCGCGCCACCGCTTTCTCGGCCAGACCCCGTCGTAAGGCTGGCCGGATCACTTTTTTCCCAGGGCTTCCTTCAGTAATTCTGCTTGCATGCTCATCTCGGCATACATCTTTTTCAGCCGCCGGTTCTCGTCTTCAAGCGCCTTCATTTGGCTGATCATCGACGCGTCCATACCACCGTATTTTGATCGCCATTTGTAGAACGACGCGTTGCTCATCCCGTGCTCGCGGCACAGCTCCGTTACAGGCACACCGCCTTCGGCTTGGCGTAGGATCGCAAGAATTTGGGGTTCGCTATATCTCGTCATCTTCATCAAAATCTCCTCATGCATTCTGCCGAGAAAATTCTACTTCCACATCCCCTTAGTTTCGGGGGGGATTACCCAGCTAACGGCCCATTAGCTGCCATTCGTGCCAATCACGTCTAATGGCAACTCCCAGCCCAGAGCGGACCTGACGGTTAGACATGAAGGGCGGGTATTGAAAGGCATTCCCACCGCCAATGCGTATGCTCTATTATGAGACCAAGCGTGCAATAACCGAGGCCAGAATGCTTTTTACAATATAGATTGAACCGTCGAATGTTAAGTGCCCATAGTCCCATGCCATGGGCGAGCGCCCGGACCCAATTTGTTGAGGCACTGTGGCGAGGCAATAATCCTCGTTACATAGGTCCTCGACCAAACTCTGATAAAGTGCGCCCCGGGACCGTGCGATTACAGCCAATTTCAAATCGATCTCCCGAATTCCAGCCAGTTTTGTCAATAGCCAGCGGGTCTCCGCAAGTGGGTCATCATACATGACCAACCTCTCGGGTAGGCTTGGCGGCCATTGTGGAACGCCGCCCAAAATCATGATGCGAGTTTCGGGTGAAGCTGACTGGAATTGGTCGAGCATCATGCCCAGCCCAACGAGGTCTCCAAGGTCATAGTGCTTCCAGTTGGCGTGCAGTATTATTAGAGTTGGCTGTAGGTCAGCAATAATACCCGGTAGCTTCAGGTTCAATCTAGCGCAATTCGGGCGAGTAGAGTTGACATAATCCAAGAGAGGAGGGCAACCTGCCACGTTAAATTGACTTATAGAGTAGTGTAAGCGTAGGCCCGATGTCAAAGCCGCTGCATGCGAGTCCCCTACGATTAGAATATCAGCTTTTGGATTTAAGCATTCTGGATTGAAGTCAGCGATAGTTTCATCAATGTGAAGGAGGCATCCTTTAATGCTAGCTGCATCTATTTCCGTATGGCCGACTGAAGAAAGAACTGCCTGTTGCGCATCGTTATAATGGTTAATGAACCCTTTCTGTGACTCACCATAAAGGCCGATAGAAACTAAAAAAATAATAATTATACTGCTTGTGCCTAGGAACAGCGGCTTACCTGGCAATGCTGGTACTGGGCCGCGGCGAAATGGTTTTTCAACGAAACGCCAACTCAGATAAGCCAGTGCAAAAGAAAAACCGGCCAGAAATATCATGAAGAAAGGATTCGGCTCAATTATACTACGAATTCGAGCGAAAGCGAGTAGCGGCTGGTGCCAAAGGTAGGCGCTATAGCTGATCAATCCGATTCCAATTATTGGCCGGAGAGATAGGATCTGCGCAACAAATGTGCCTCTGTGCGCGAACCGCAGCAGCAGCATGGCACCAAGCACCGGCACTAACGTGTAGATCGATGGAAAAGGTGTTTTTTCATCGAATACGGTAATTGAAAATAAAATTAAAATAAGGCCGATTACTGCCAGAGAATTATTGCTACTTGGCCGTTTGTCATGCATAGCTACCGCGGTAATCGCCCCAGATAGCAATTCCCAGAATCTGGAAAAAGTGAAATAGAAATTGGCTTCTGGTTCGTTCCGCCAGCCCCATTCGCTGAGGCTGAGGCTCAACGCCGCTAGGACAAGTAGGCCCGTTAGTTTCTGGCGGATAGACCAACGTTTCGTCAACACCAGTAACATGGGGAAAAGCATGTAGAATTGTTCCTCTACAGCAAGACTCCAAGTGTGCAATAGAGGCTTCAATGCCGCGTCTAGACCGAAATACCCTGCGGTTTCCCAGAAGTGGACGTTGGATACGAATAGCATAACCGCGGCTAAGCTTCTTGAGTAATCCATTAACTGTGAAGGTGGCATCCAGAGCAGAGCGAAGGGCACGCTACAAAAGATGACAAAAAACAATGCAGGAAGAATCCTGCGTGCTCGTCGTTCATAGAAATTCAGGAACGAAAAATTTCCATTCTGGAGCTCGCGCAGAAGAATTCCCGTAATGAGGTAGCCTGAAATTACAAAGAAGATATCAACGCCTACATAACCGCCGCTGAAAAACGCCAACCCGGCATGGGAAAGTACGACGGGCACCACCGCCAGTGCACGCAGGCCATCAATCTCGGGTCGGTAATTCATGTAATACGGCCTTGTAGTGCCTAGGTAAAAACTGTGGAGTACATTTCGTATCCCTACAGACATTGTAAGTGGCGAAACCGCTACCAAGACTCCTAATAGCCACATGTTATATGTGTATGCAACATGCCGTCTAATGCTACGCTCTCCAAATGCAGAGGATCATGCACCTCACTTCGAAAACCGAAACTCGCCCTCACGTCATCATACATCCTGTAACAATAAGCTGGGCTTCTGAACCGAAGTGTAAATTTACTGGGGTATGATCTCAACGGAGTGTTCAATCATGGCAAAGTCACACGAACGCCCGCTCTGGCCCGTCCGCGAACTTTGCAAAGGTCGGTACCTGCGCATAGCTGCCGTTGGTGCTGACCGCAGCGAAAGCCCGCAACCGCCTTTTCTCCGATCTCACGTCAGCCGATACCTCGCCCGTGCTTTACCAATCCGATCCTCGACCGGAACTGGATGCTCTTTCGCCTGCCGCATTAGCGCTTCCACATGGTTGTCCATGAAGTCGTCGAAGTCGTCGCCTGATACGTCAGATATTGCCGCGCGGGTGATGAATATCCCGACAAGCAGTGCGTCCAAATCCCGCATTTTGGCGGCCCGGTTCGCCTCAATCACGTCGCTGGGTAAAACCCCGGCGCAGTTTTGCAGAAGATCATTGCCGATAACGGCTTCAAATTGCTGCCATAACCCATGAACGGGCCAACGGGCGCGATTGCGGTCTGTTGTGGGGAATGCAGTAGCGCATGCGGCCTAGCGCGTCTGTAAAGACGTCTCCCATGATGTCATGTACATCCTGCCAGTTACGCATCTCAAACCGATTGCGAAGCTGTTTGGAGCCAAGGCGCAATTCAAAGCGCCAGACTTGGCTTCGGTCGCGGTCGCTTAGATCAAGCTGTGGTTTTCCATTTGCGGCGAGGGCGGCGTTCCAGATCGTCAGCCAGCCCATTTTGTTTGTTTGGATCACTTCGGCCCGCTTGTCATAAATCCCCAACTGCCGGTTGCCGAGCGCCCCTGCGCGTAGACCATTCACGCGCGCGCCGATGGCATTGGTCGTGGTTTCATCAACGCCAGCATATTCGGTGACATTGGTGCCTGGTGGCACCACCAATGCGTCGCGATCAGGCTCAAACCAAGGGGCTAGAAAATCTACCGCGAAATCTGCCCGCGCGATCCGTAGTTGGGTTTCAGCGTAGTTTATCCCGAAGGCGTCCATGCAGTCCCTGAAGTGTCTCTCAGCGCTTTCTAGCCCACCCGTGGCAAGCCCGAAGGCCCGGAAATCAACAGTGATGCCGGGATTGTTTGGAATGCGGTCCTCTGGATCTTGGAATAGCCAGACCGCGCCATGATCGCCGGTATGGGCTGTGAAGCCCCGTGCGCCTTTGTTGGTGACGCTCAAAGTGACAGAACCAAAATCAACCAGGCAATCGCTGTAGGTTTGTTTTGCGTGTTCCTTGGCTGAAGCCAGTTCAGCGCGCAGCTTTGGTGGGATGTCGGTTTGCAGGGTGAATTTCAGCGCGTCAAAACCTGAATGCAGGATCTCTCCGTCCATCTACGCTCTCCTACACTTTCGTATTCGTGGAGGGGGGTGTTACAAGACCCCCCTTAATTGCGCCGTTGTGGCGATGCGGTTTTTTGGGTGTTTGAGTGGATGCTGCCCGCCGTAAGTGGTGCCTCCGGCGGGGCAGCTTTAGGTTTTGGGGCCGGGCTGGTGCCCGGCTTGGGTGTTATTGCTGGGTGCTAAGCTGTCGACTGATCCAGATTTCAGCCCGCTTCGCACATTTGGCGATGTTCAGAAGGTCAGAATGGAAAAAACCGGATGTGTTTTTCCAATCGCCTTCACAGGTTTTGTAAGACCGGGTGATGTCGACCGAGTATGATCCGTCATTTTTCCAGATGGCTGCGGTGGTCAGGCCCAGTTTGATTTTATGGGCAGGAAGATTGGGCATGGTCTGTCTCCTAGATTGATCGGTAAGTTGAATTTGAATGTGGGAAAGGCGCGGAATACCATTTGATCCCGCGCCTTAGTGAAGCCATCCGGCCCCAAAATCCCGTACGGTGCTGCCAAGCCCGCACGGGCAAAACTCAGTGTTGAGAAGTACTTTTCCGGCGACGGCTCTCGGCCCAGTCCCGCAGATCACGGCGGCGATACCGCACGGAACGCCCCGGTTTGTAGAAGGAGGGGCCAAAGCCGGTGACACGCCATTTTTGCAGTGTCCGGACACTTTGGCAGAGAAAGTCTGCGGCCCGTGTTTCGTCAATAAAGCCGTCCAGATAGTCTAGGGCGGCTTGGTTTGTTTTTTGGTTTTGAACCATTTCGTGCATCGGTTTGCTCCAGTTACGCTTCGATGCTTTGGTTCTGGCTCAAATCAAAAACAGTAAAAATATCAGTAAATCCCGCTGGAGTTTACTGTTTACTGTTTTCCTTCAACTCATTGAAAAGGAGAGTAAAATGTGGACGAATGCCTTCGTTTCCGGGCTTCCCGTCCTCGGGATATTTTTGGGGATGGGTGTTGTGCAGTTGCTGCCTAACTAAATCAAAATGCGCCTTCGCCGACAGGTTGACGTTAATTTCTCCAAGAGCATTCAGGGCACGGAAAGCTGCCTCT from Parasedimentitalea psychrophila harbors:
- a CDS encoding IS3 family transposase (programmed frameshift): MKMTRYSEPQILAILRQAEGGVPVTELCREHGMSNASFYKWRSKYGGMDASMISQMKALEDENRRLKKMYAEMSMQAELLKEALGKKLIRPALRRGLAEKAVARHGISIALACRTFDVSETCYRYSPLLSDENEEIADLLVGLTAARKTWGFGLCFLHLRNVQGHSWNHKRVYRIYCELELNLRIKPRKRLKRDKPDALAVPDAPNMTWSMDFMADRLGDGRAFRLLNVLDDFNREGLGIEVDFSLPAERVIRSLNRIIEWRGKPGTIRVDNGPEYISGKLLEWAEKQGIIIQYIQPGKPQQNAYIERYNRTVRHEWLDQHIIENIEEAQDFATQWLWTYNNDRPNMGLGGITPAMKLKMAA
- a CDS encoding acyltransferase family protein → MNYRPEIDGLRALAVVPVVLSHAGLAFFSGGYVGVDIFFVISGYLITGILLRELQNGNFSFLNFYERRARRILPALFFVIFCSVPFALLWMPPSQLMDYSRSLAAVMLFVSNVHFWETAGYFGLDAALKPLLHTWSLAVEEQFYMLFPMLLVLTKRWSIRQKLTGLLVLAALSLSLSEWGWRNEPEANFYFTFSRFWELLSGAITAVAMHDKRPSSNNSLAVIGLILILFSITVFDEKTPFPSIYTLVPVLGAMLLLRFAHRGTFVAQILSLRPIIGIGLISYSAYLWHQPLLAFARIRSIIEPNPFFMIFLAGFSFALAYLSWRFVEKPFRRGPVPALPGKPLFLGTSSIIIIFLVSIGLYGESQKGFINHYNDAQQAVLSSVGHTEIDAASIKGCLLHIDETIADFNPECLNPKADILIVGDSHAAALTSGLRLHYSISQFNVAGCPPLLDYVNSTRPNCARLNLKLPGIIADLQPTLIILHANWKHYDLGDLVGLGMMLDQFQSASPETRIMILGGVPQWPPSLPERLVMYDDPLAETRWLLTKLAGIREIDLKLAVIARSRGALYQSLVEDLCNEDYCLATVPQQIGSGRSPMAWDYGHLTFDGSIYIVKSILASVIARLVS
- a CDS encoding helix-turn-helix transcriptional regulator, which produces MHEMVQNQKTNQAALDYLDGFIDETRAADFLCQSVRTLQKWRVTGFGPSFYKPGRSVRYRRRDLRDWAESRRRKSTSQH